A stretch of DNA from Methylomicrobium lacus LW14:
AAGCCTTCAGCCGAGCCATCAAAGCCACTCAGGTCATCCACAATCATTCCGGCAAGCCGGAAATCACCGTGGTCAATATCCAGAAGTTCGAGGATGACCCGAATGTGCTTTCAACCCAGGACTACGATGTTTCTATACAGCGCGTGTATTTTCTCGACGAAGTGCACCGTAGCTATAACCCGAAAGGCAGCTTTCTCGCCAATTTGGACGAATCCGACCGCAACGCCATCAAAATCGGTTTAACTGGCACGCCGCTGCTCGGCACCGATTACAACTCGCGCATGTTGTTTGGTGATTACATTCACAAGTACTACTACAACGCCTCGATTGCCGACGGCTACACCTTGCGCCTGATCCGCGAAGAAATCGCCACCAACTACAAACTGGCGCTGCAAAAAGCCTTGGCCGACTTGCAAATCCAACAAGGCGACCTCGACAAAAAGCAGGTTTACGCGCATCCAAACTTTGTAGAACCGATGTTGGAATACATCGTCAGCGATTTCGAAAAAAGCCGGGGAGCGCTGAATGACGGTAGCATAGGCGGCATGGTGATTTGTGACAGTTCCGAACAAGCCAAACAATTATTCGAACTGTTCACTGCCAAATACGCCAAGGCATCCAAACCCACACTACAGGCCGCCAACGACGGTGAATTCATCGAACTGAAACAAGCCGCCGAACCCCAAGCCGATTACAAAAGCCAGAAAAAAGCCGCCAACCAAGTAACCAGCGCGGCCTTGATTCTGCACGACGTTGGCACTAAAGAAGAGCGCAAAGCCTGGGTGGACGATTTCAAAGCCGGTAAGATCGATTTTCTGTTTGTTTGCAACATGCTGTTGACCGGCTTTGATGCCAAGCGCCTGAAAAAACTGTATCTGGGCCGAGTGCTGAAAGCTCACAACCTGTTGCAGGCGTTGACCCGCGTTAACCGTAGTTACAAAGATTTTCGCTATGGCTACGTGGTGGACTTCGCAGACATCAGCAAGGAATTCGACGAAACCAACCGCCGCTATTTCGAGGAGCTACAGGGCGAGCTGGGCGACGAAATGGAGCAATATTCCAAGCTGTTCAAAACCCGCGAAGAAATCTCCGCCGAAATCGACCACCTGAAAGATGTGTTGTTTCACTTCAATCTGGATAATGCCGAGGAGTTTTCCCAGCAACTCAACCAGATCAACGACCGCGAACAGGTGCTTACGCTAAAAAAAGCCCTGGCCGACGCCAAAAGCCTGTACAACCTGATCCGCCTGCAAGGCGAATACGACTTTTTGCAGCAACTGGATTTCGATAAGCTCAACTGGTTGTACCGTGAAGCCAGCAACCGCCTGGATTTGCTGAATTTAAAAGAAAACCTGGAACAAGGCACCGATACCGCCAATTTGCTCAATATCGCGCTGGAAGACGTGATTTTCCAGTTTACCAAAATCGGCGAAGAAGAGCTGGTGTTGGCCGACAAGCTGAAAAACACCCTGCGCCGAACCCGCGAAGCCCTGGCCAGCAACTTCGACCAGCAAGACCCCAAGTTCGTCAGCCTCAAAGAAGAGCTGGAACGGCTGTTCAAGAAAAAGAACCTCTCGGAAGTCACTCAGGAAGAAATGAACGCCAATATCCACACCTTGAACAAAATCCACGAGCGCGTCAAAGAACTGAACCGCCAAAACAACCAACTGCGGCAAAAATACCAAGGTGACGCCAAATACACCCGTCTGCACAAACGCCTGATTGAGCGCGGCGGCTTGTCCGATTCTGAACGCAAAATCTTCGAAGCGCTGACCGGCGTCAAACAGGATGCCGATGAAAACGTTTTGCAAAACACTCAAATGCTGAACAACGAAAGCTTTTTCGAGCGAACCATCATGCCGATTGTCATCGACCGATTCATGAAACAGCAACAAATTAAACTCAATCCCGACGCCAGCCGCTACATCAACCATCTGGTCGTCGCCGAATATCTGAACGAATTTAACAACGGAGCCCGTGCGTGGTAGAACTGGAGTTTCAACAAAAAACCAAAAGCCTGATCGACAGCCTGAAGAGCATTTGCGCCAATTATGGCCTGGGCAACGATGGTAATGAATTCAAAATCATCACCCAGACCTTTCTCTATAAGTTCTTAAACGACAAATTCGCTTTTGAAGCCAAAAAAATCGACCCAACGCTAGCGCAAGCCGACAAGTGGGAAGAGGCGCTGGCCAAGCTCAGCGCAGACGATCTGGAAATGCTGCAATTGCAACTGGGGCCGGATACCGCGCGTCTGAAACCCAGCCATTTCATCAATTACCTGTTCAGCCAGCAGAACGCGCCGGATTTCGCCAAACTGTTCGACGACACTCTGATGGACATCGCCATCAGCAACAACGATGTGTTCGCAGTCAAAACCGATGGCGGCGCAAAAGTGGTGCTGTTCGACCGACTCAGCAACTACATTGCCGATGATTCCAAACGCGACGAATTCTGCCGTGCTCTCATCAACAAACTGGTGGAGTTCAGCTTCGAGCGCATCTTTAACCAGAAATTCGATTTCTACGCCACGATCTTCGAATACCTGATTAAAGACTACAACAGCAACAGCGGCGGCAAATACGCCGAGTATTACACCCCACATGCCGTAGCCCGCATCATGGCGGCGATTCTGGTGCCGGAGGATCAGCGCGGTATCGTTAAAAACGTCAGTGTCTACGACCCGTCGGCGGGTTCCGGCACTTTATTGATGAACGTCGCCCACGCCATCGGCGAAAACCGCTGCACGATATACACCCAGGACATTTCGCAAAAATCCTCCAATCTGCTGCGCCTTAACCTGATTCTGAATAATCTGGTGCATTCCATACCCAACGTCGTGCAGGGCAACACCCTGCTGCATCCGTCGCATAAGGATGGCAGCGAGTTAAAACGCTTCGATTACATCGTCTCCAATCCACCGTTCAAAATGGACTTCAGCGACTTCCGCGACGACCTGGACACCAAAGCCAACAAGGAACGTTTTTTTGCCGGTATCCCCAAGATCAAGGCCAAGGCCACCGACAAAATGGAAATCTATCAGTTGTTTCTGCAACACATCATTTACTCGCTGAAATCCGGCGGCAAGGCGGCGGTGGTCGTGCCGACCGGTTTTATCACCGCTCAATCCGGCATCGACAAAGGCATTCGCGAACATCTGGTGAATAAGCAAATGCTGGCCGGCGTCGTATCCATGCCCAGCAATATCTTCGCCACCACCGGCACCAACGTCTCCATCCTGTTCATTGACACGCTGAATTTGGGCAAGGTGGTGTTGATCGACGCCTCCAATCTGGGCGAGAAAATCAAGGACGGCAAAAACCAGAAAACCGTGCTTACCGCCGCCGAAGAGCAACGCATCATCGACGTGTTTAATGGCGAACAGCAGCAAGACGATTTTTCCGTGGTAGTCAGTTACCGCGACATCGCCGCCAAGAATTACTCACTCAGCGCCGGTCAGTATTTCGACGTGAAGATTGAATATGTCGATATTACTCCCGAGCAGTTTGCCTCGAAAATGCAGGCATTTAGCGACAATCTGGATAGCCTGTTTAGTCAGTCGCGTGAGTTGGAAGTGGAAATTAAAAAACAGTTGGCAGGGCTGAAGTATGAGTAATAGCCACGCGTTTATAAAATTCGGTGAAATTGCCGATTTTAGAAATGGGTTAAACTTTGACAAAGAAAGCCACGGTAAAGGCTGTTTGCTGATCGGAGTGGCAGATTTTCAGAAACACTTTACCCCAAGCTATGAATCATTGGAGGAAATTAATCCAGATGGTGTGTCCAGAGAAGAAGACTATATAAAGAAAAACGATCTGATTTTTGTGCGTTCAAATGGGAATAAATCTTTAGTCGGTCGAAGCTTATTTATTGATCGAGATATTCGAGCGCTTTACTCTGGATTTTGTATTAGAGCTAGGCTTAAAAATGATGTCATAAACCCACTTTTTTTGGCTTATTACACCAAAACAAATCATTTTAAGGCTTCAATTTCATATGCTGCTGGCACAAACATTAATAACTTAAGTCAAGGAATTTTAAGTGAGGTAAATGTTCCTCACTATTCAAAGGAAAGTCAGCTAGCAATTACCAATGTACTTTCAGCGATTGACCAAAAAATAGAACTCAACAACCGCATCAACGCCGAGCTGGAAGCGATGGCGAAGACCTTGTATGACTACTGGTTTGTACAGTTCGACTTTCCCTTCGACTTCGCCCAAGGCAAGCCCGCCGCCAACGGCAAACCCTACAAATCCTCCGGCGGCAAAATGGTCTACAACCCAATCCTGAAACGGGAGATACCGGTGGGGTGGAATGCAACATCGCTTTGGGATATTGCCAAATATTACAATGGCCTTGCTATGCAAAAGCATCGTCCAACTAACGATAAGTTTTTGCCTGTGATTAAAATCAGAGAAATGAATGATGGTTTCTCTGATAGCACTGAAAAGGCAAGTATAAATATCCCAAAAGAAGCGGTAGTTAACGATGGCGATGTTTTATTTTCATGGTCGGCTACCTTGGATGTAAAGATTTGGTCACAAGGTCCTGGCGCATTAAATCAGCATATATTTAAAGTAACCTCCGATAAATACCCAAAGTCGTTCTATTATTTCGAGCTTTTAAATTATTTGAATCATTTCAAAATGATGGCCGAATTGAGAAAAACAACAATGGGTCATATTACGCTTGATCATCTTAAGCAAGCGAAAATATCCTTGCCATCACTAGAGCTTTTGGAACAAGCAGCTCAATTTATTGAACCAATATTTAATAAGCATTTGATGCTCGAAAAAGAAAATAGAACTCTAAGCACTATTCGCGATTGGCTCCTCCCCATGCTGATGAACGGCCAAATCACCGTACAATCGGCAACCACGGACTAAGGCCATGACCGTTCCCGCCCACCCCAAGCTATACCACATCGTCCATGTGGATCGGCTGGCCTCGATTATCGAGGCAGGCGGTTTGTGGTGCGATGCGGCGGTGATGGCGAACCAAATCAGTGGCACGACCATCGGTATGAACAACATCAAGCAGCGCCGTTTGCAGGAACTGACGCTCGCCAGCCACCCGGATTTGCACGTGGGCGATTGCGTGCCGTTTTATTTTTGCCCGCGCTCCATCATGTTGTTTATCATTCGCCAAGCGAATCACCCTGAGCTAGACTATCGCGGCGGGCAAACGCCGATTGTACATTTACAGGCCGATTTGTACGCCAGCGTTGCATGGGCACAAGAACAACAGCGACGCTGGGCATTTACTTTGTCTAATGCCGGTTCGTATTATTTTGAGGACCGTTGGGATTTGAACCAACTGAACCAGTTGGATTGGGCGGCTATCCAAACTAATCAATGGAAGGATTGCAAAGAGGGTAAGCAGGCGGAGTTTCTGATGGAGCGCAGTTTTCCGTGGCATTTAATTGAAAAAATCGGCGTGTATTCGACGCCCATTTACAACCAAGTGGCTAATATTGTTCAGGCGGCAACCCACAAACCGCCGGTTGCAGTAAAGCCTGACTGGTATTATTAGAGGATATTATGATTGAATTGACCCATGGCGACATTTTGCGTGCCGACGTGGAAGCCATTGTAAATACGGTGAATTGCGTCGGCGTAATGGGGCGCGGTATTGCCTTGCAGTTTAAAAAAGCGTGGCCGGACAACTTTAAAGCCTATGCCGTAGCTTGCGACAACAAACAAGTTCAGCCAGGTAGTATGTTCGTATATGAAACCGGGCAACTAGCCAACCCGCGCTACATCATCAATTTTCCAACCAAACGCCACTGGCGCGGTGCCAGCCGTATGGAAGATATTGAGTCCGGTCTTGAGGCGCTGGTCGCGACCATTCGGGAAAAAAATATTCAATCAATTGCCATCCCACCGTTGGGTAGCGGTTTAGGCGGTTTGGCTTGGGCGGACGTTAAACCCAGGATTGAACACGCCATGAGCCAGTTGGCTGATGTTCGGGTGTTGATCTATGAACCAAAAGGGGCACCGGAAAACGACACATTGGCGCGCAATACTGCGGTGCCGAACATGACGGCAGGCCGGGCGGTGTTAATCGAATTATTGCAACGTTATCTGGCAGGTTTACTCGATCCGACCGTCTCATTGCTAGAGGTGCACAAGCTACTGTATTTTATGCAGGAAGCAGGCGAACCGCTGCGTTTAAAGTACCGTAAAGCGCATTACGGCCCCTATGCTGAAAATCTTCGGCACGTGCTGAATGCGATTGAAGGGCACTTTATTTCCGGCTATGCCGACGGCGGCGATGCCCCCGATAAAACATTGCAGTTGGTGCCAGGAGCTGTTGAAGAGGCCAATGCCTTTCTGGAAAGTCACCCGCAGACGCGGGATCGTTTTAATCGAGTATCGAAACTGGTAGAAGGTTTCGAATCGCCTTTCGGTTTAGAGCTTTTGGCTACAGTGCATTGGCTTTGCAAATACGAACAGGTTAAGACTTTTGAGGAAGTTGTTCAGGCAACCCATTCATGGAACGACCGCAAACGCCAATTTACACCGAGACAAATTGAGTTAGCGTTGAATATTTTAAACGGTCAACATTGGTTTGCTACTTCTAGTTGACACCCGGCTATGTCAATAGATATAAGCTATTGATTATATGGATTTTCAAGTAGTATGCAGTTGCTTGATATAGGTCTGAATCGAACTTTTAATGCGGTTGTCCCGTGTTCGAATCCCGGACGACCCACCAACCTTGATTCTACAAAAAAGCAGCTTGCGGTATCGCAGCTGCTTTTTTTATGCCCGTACAAGCCATCCGCATCAAAGTGCCAAAATCCCGCTGTGATAACACATTGGAGCAATCTCGCCAATCCTGATCAGAAGGAGACAAGTGCACTTTGTAGCGTAAACCGAAGCCAGTGGCGCGCTTTTTGGTGAGATCCGGCGATTTGATTTTGTAGGTAAAGTATTACCATGGATCAATGGTTTGTTTATTTTATGCTGGCTGAATAAAATAGGTTAAGCCGTCATTCCGCGGAATCCAGAGTTCAGGGACGAATCGAAGCTTGCCATCCATGGCACTGGATACCCGCTCCCGGCGGGTATGACGAGCCTGCGTAAATCCAGCAAAGTTGAATTAAATCTATTCATTGACGCTAATCAGCACCTGATTGATGACAGCCGCCGAAATGCGAAAATCCGAACGATGCAGCACCTCAAAAACTGCTCGCGCGGATGGGATCAAGCCTTGTTTTTTGGCCAATCCGATGATGGCGGCAGTGCCGATAACACGCAGCCCTTTCTCCTTGGCCACGGCACGGCCCGCCCGCTCATCCATGATCAATAAAACCTGACCAAACAGTGTTGGCAGCCAGGCTAAGCCGCCAACTAGCGCCAGCCCAATCAACGGACTGGAGTCTATGACAACTTTATGCGCCATGTGCAAGCTAGACTTGTTTAAGCCATTGTTCAAGGGTGTCTAAATCCTCTTGTACTTCTTCGGCCGTTTGATCGACGACGGGAATGCCTAAACGCGAGACATGGGCGATAAAACCGGCCAACGTCATGTCAGCCAATTTCGCGGAACGCGCCAGAGATAAATTGCCGTCTTTAAACAAGGCGGTTGCCAAGGCTTTGCGTACACCCGGCATGCCGATTATTTTGGCGGATTTGAGCCCCACCATAACAGCGTCGGGTTCGTTTCTGTTCATGACCAACACCATATCCTCGTGAGCCATTCGCAACGCTTCGCTGGGGTTATTTTTTAAACCGCTGACATTGACAGTTTTCATAGGAAAGTCTTATAGGAAGATAAGATGGGATCATTATAAGCCTAATTGCCAACAATCACACGATGATAATGTGCCCCGTATAACGGCTCCATTCGGAGCCCGTTTACTCAAAATCAAACAAACTGATAGTGTCGGGAGAAATATCTTTGGTAGTGAGTGCCGTCATGCCGAATAACCACCAGCGCTCTTCCGGGCACAAAGCTAACCAGCTACGCACGGCAATCGGAATAGGATCGAACTCCATGCCTTCTACTGCACATAGCCTAACCGGCTCATACCAACTGCCCATTCCTATAGTCTGCAATCGCCTGCTCAATTTGATCCCGTGTATTCATAACGAAGGGACCATACTGGACAATCGGCTCATTCAAGGGTCGGGCAGCAAGCACCAGAAAAGCGGCCTCCTCCTTGCCTGCGTGAACTTCTATCCGATCGCCATCGGACAGCACTCCCGCAGCATGTGTTTCCAAAGGATGTCTTTCCGCCATTGAACCGATTTCGGCCTGGCCCTCGTAAACATACACAAATGCGTTATGGCCTTGAGCAATCGGGTGGACAAAATGTCCGCCTGCCGGGAGGCGAACATCAAGGAACAACGGCTCGGTGCTCAGACCCTGGATTGGCCCGGATATGACCTGGTTCTCCACTTCTGCTGTTCCGGCGATGATTTTGACCCGGCCCCCGCCCTGCAAGCTTAGGATGGGAATGGCCTCGGGCTGAATATCCTGGTAGGCGGCCGGTTTCATTTTCTCGGCAGCGGGCAAATTCACCCAAAGCTGGAAACCGCGCATGCGTCCGCTCTCTTGTTGCGGCATTTCGGAGTGAATGATGCCGCGTCCGGCGGTCATCCATTGCACCGATCCAGGCTTCAAGTCGCCCCGGTTTCCCAGGTGGTCCTGGTGCAACATGTGCCCGTCCAGCATGTAAGTCACCGTCTCGAAACCACGGTGCGGGTGATCGGGGAAGCCGGCGATGTAATCGCCGGCATTCATCGAGGAAAATTCGTCCAGCATCAAAAATGGATCGAGACGCAGTTCCTGGGATTGTCCAAGACTGCGCAACAACTTGACGCCGCCGCCATCGACGGTAGAGATGGCTTTGATCACTTGTTTCAATGTTCGAGTTTGCATATCGTACCCTTATATATCGAATGCCATATTCATGCCGCCAAGTTGGCGAGTTGCTGTTGGGCTTTGGCCAATGCCGCATCCTTGTTTGCCTCGCCCATGTTGAGTCCTTCGGCATAAACGAATTCGACATCGGTGATACCTAAAAAACCGAGGAAGTTCCGCACATAGCCAGTTTGGCTGTCGAGCGGCGTGCCGGCGTACAGTCCGCCGCGCGTGGCGAAGACATAGGCCTTCTTACCGGTCAGCAAGCCTTCGGGGCCGTTTTGGGTGTAGCGAAAAGTCACGCCGGCCCTGGCAATATGGTCGAAGTAAGCCTTCAACGTCGAAGGAATGCCGAAGTTATACATCGGCAAACCGATCACGATGACCTCGGCCTGTTTGACTTCGTCGATCAGTGCATCCGACTCCGCCACAAGGGCCTGTTGTTCCGGGGTTCGCGCTTCCGGCGGCGCAAAAAATGCCGTCACCCGCGGCGCGTCAAGGTGCGGCAAGGGATTCTGTGCCAGGTCGCGAACGACCACCTGTGCATCCGAATGATTTGCGCGCCAGGCGGCGACAAATTGATCGGCGAGTTGGCTGGACTGTCCGCCGGAAGAAAATATGCTGGAGTTGATTTGTAGCAGGGTTTTCATGAGGTTATCCTCCGTTGCTGAATGTGCTTACATTAAACACCCAACTCATTCGATAAAAAAGTATAATATTTTGCTTATACCAATCTAATAATCAGATTAATTATGAAAACACCTCACATTACCCTCGAACAATGGCGATCCCTGATCGTGGTGGTGGATGCCGGCGGTTACGCCCAGGCGGCGGAAATCCTGAATAAAAGCCAATCTGCGGTGACTTATGCGGTGCAAAAAATCGAGTCTCTGCTGGGCGTGAAGGCGTTCGAGATTCAGGGACGCAAAGCCATACTCACGCCGACCGGCCAGATGCTCTACCGCCGTGCATTAGCCTTAGTCGAGGAGGCCGGCGATCTGGAGCGAGCGGCGCACACGCTTTCGGCAGGTTGGGAGGCCGAGATTCACGTCGCGGCGGAAATCCTGTTTCCTTCACGACTGCTGTTGACCAGCCTGGACCGCCTCGGCCAGGAAAGCCCTCGCACACGGATTGAATTGATTGAGTCGGTGCTCGGAGGTACTGATGATGCGCTGCTCAAGGGCGAAGCCGACCTGGTGATTTCACCCCGGATGCCACCGGGTTTTCTCGGCGAACTGTTGATGCGAATTCGCCTGATCACCGTCGCCCATGCCGATCATCCCTTGCATCGGTATGGCCGCGAGTTGACCCGTCGCGACTTGCGCGCCTATCGGCATGTGGTGGTCCGGGATTCGGGCAGCAAGCGCGACCGGCGCGCGGTATCCGTCGAAGTCGATCAGCGCTGGACGGTGAGCCAGATTGCCACGTCGATCCAGGCCGTCTCTATGGGCTTTGGCTTTGCCAGACTTCCGGAAGAGCATATCCGGGAGGAGTTAAAAACAGGACTGCTCAAGCCGCTGCCATTGCGGGAAGGCGGCATCCTTGAAGTCCCGCTCTATATGATCCTGGCCAATCCGGACCTTGTCAGCCCAGGCGTTCGGCGACTGGCCGAGATCATCAGGGAAACCTGCAATCAGTCGATGTCCACCGAGCCATAACACATGGAAGAAAAACATGGCGACGATCGATAGACTCTCCGATTTACCCGTCATTGGAATGACCGGAAATGTTCCACTCGTCAATGGTCAAGCCGGCTTTCGGACGATAGGAAACAGTATCCAGAGCACTTTTCTGGATGAGCTCTACCCGCTCGATGATTTGCTGGTCCAGCATGAAGCGCAGTTCCCATTCCATCGCCAGGTCGGCAGGCAAGCTGTCGATGCGATGGTGTTCCGTGTAGCTTTGTTTCAATAGAGCATAGATGTCGGCCGCCTCCGTCCTGATCTCCTGCGGCTCACCTTGCAGCACCTGCGCCGCATTCTCCAGGGCGCTTGCCAGCGCTGCATCGAAAGCACGGCTATGTTGTTGCAGTTCATCAGGAAAACTGCTGAATTGTTGACCGCTCAGCAAGCGATAGCGGCGCCGAATCTGTAGCAAGCCGGACAGGTTTCCGGCGGCTTCAATCATCGCGCTCAGCGCTTTTCTTTCGTTGGCTTTGTCGATCACTCTTGCATCCGGCTCCAGTATGGCGTGAACCACCAAATCCTGCGCTGCAGCCAGATCTTTTTCTGCGGCCAGGCGCAATGGCAGCGTATGCTTGAGCAATAGGCTCAATTCCGGCAGCCGGGTTGTGAGCTTGGCGAGTGTGTGTAATGCCGCGGCGCCATGGTGGCGGGCCAGCACGATCGAACGCCGCGGCCATAGCGCATAGTCGAGTACTCCCATCACGATCACACCGAGCAAAATGCCTATAACCCGGTCACGCGGCAGATCGAGATCCGCGACCGGACCAAAATCATGCAAGACGAACAGCGCGAACGAAAACCCGAGTTGCCTGCCCATATAAGCGATCCGTTCGCTGCCGGAGGAAATCCAGGCCGCCATGGCCCAGAACGGGGCCGTCGCCAGCGCAAAGCCGGCGATGGTGTCGAGCTGGGACTGGAATACCAGTACATAAAAATAG
This window harbors:
- a CDS encoding type I restriction endonuclease subunit R, producing MKFTEDTRVKIPTILHLVRLGYDYLSLKDQQWDTDTNIFPALFSQAIATINPEMDDADIGRLLDEVKLALDNDDLGQAFYQKLTDRSGNKLIDFENFGNNSFHVVTELTCQNGEEEFRPDITLLINGMPLVFIEVKKPNNREGILAERDRINRRFQNPKFKRFINITQLMIFSNNMEYDEDDVQPIQGAFYASPAYGKPIFNYFREEEVLNLTALLRLLPEQSELSVLKDNNLEVIRNNPEFITNKDPNRPTNRICTSLLSRERLAFILRFALAYVHETDGLQKHVMRYPQLFATKAIANKLDAGVKKGIVWHTQGSGKTALAYYNVRFLTDYFQRQHIIPKFYFIVDRLDLLTQAKGEFSSRGLIVHTIDSREAFSRAIKATQVIHNHSGKPEITVVNIQKFEDDPNVLSTQDYDVSIQRVYFLDEVHRSYNPKGSFLANLDESDRNAIKIGLTGTPLLGTDYNSRMLFGDYIHKYYYNASIADGYTLRLIREEIATNYKLALQKALADLQIQQGDLDKKQVYAHPNFVEPMLEYIVSDFEKSRGALNDGSIGGMVICDSSEQAKQLFELFTAKYAKASKPTLQAANDGEFIELKQAAEPQADYKSQKKAANQVTSAALILHDVGTKEERKAWVDDFKAGKIDFLFVCNMLLTGFDAKRLKKLYLGRVLKAHNLLQALTRVNRSYKDFRYGYVVDFADISKEFDETNRRYFEELQGELGDEMEQYSKLFKTREEISAEIDHLKDVLFHFNLDNAEEFSQQLNQINDREQVLTLKKALADAKSLYNLIRLQGEYDFLQQLDFDKLNWLYREASNRLDLLNLKENLEQGTDTANLLNIALEDVIFQFTKIGEEELVLADKLKNTLRRTREALASNFDQQDPKFVSLKEELERLFKKKNLSEVTQEEMNANIHTLNKIHERVKELNRQNNQLRQKYQGDAKYTRLHKRLIERGGLSDSERKIFEALTGVKQDADENVLQNTQMLNNESFFERTIMPIVIDRFMKQQQIKLNPDASRYINHLVVAEYLNEFNNGARAW
- a CDS encoding HsdM family class I SAM-dependent methyltransferase → MVELEFQQKTKSLIDSLKSICANYGLGNDGNEFKIITQTFLYKFLNDKFAFEAKKIDPTLAQADKWEEALAKLSADDLEMLQLQLGPDTARLKPSHFINYLFSQQNAPDFAKLFDDTLMDIAISNNDVFAVKTDGGAKVVLFDRLSNYIADDSKRDEFCRALINKLVEFSFERIFNQKFDFYATIFEYLIKDYNSNSGGKYAEYYTPHAVARIMAAILVPEDQRGIVKNVSVYDPSAGSGTLLMNVAHAIGENRCTIYTQDISQKSSNLLRLNLILNNLVHSIPNVVQGNTLLHPSHKDGSELKRFDYIVSNPPFKMDFSDFRDDLDTKANKERFFAGIPKIKAKATDKMEIYQLFLQHIIYSLKSGGKAAVVVPTGFITAQSGIDKGIREHLVNKQMLAGVVSMPSNIFATTGTNVSILFIDTLNLGKVVLIDASNLGEKIKDGKNQKTVLTAAEEQRIIDVFNGEQQQDDFSVVVSYRDIAAKNYSLSAGQYFDVKIEYVDITPEQFASKMQAFSDNLDSLFSQSRELEVEIKKQLAGLKYE
- a CDS encoding restriction endonuclease subunit S, producing MSNSHAFIKFGEIADFRNGLNFDKESHGKGCLLIGVADFQKHFTPSYESLEEINPDGVSREEDYIKKNDLIFVRSNGNKSLVGRSLFIDRDIRALYSGFCIRARLKNDVINPLFLAYYTKTNHFKASISYAAGTNINNLSQGILSEVNVPHYSKESQLAITNVLSAIDQKIELNNRINAELEAMAKTLYDYWFVQFDFPFDFAQGKPAANGKPYKSSGGKMVYNPILKREIPVGWNATSLWDIAKYYNGLAMQKHRPTNDKFLPVIKIREMNDGFSDSTEKASINIPKEAVVNDGDVLFSWSATLDVKIWSQGPGALNQHIFKVTSDKYPKSFYYFELLNYLNHFKMMAELRKTTMGHITLDHLKQAKISLPSLELLEQAAQFIEPIFNKHLMLEKENRTLSTIRDWLLPMLMNGQITVQSATTD
- the darT gene encoding type II toxin-antitoxin system toxin DNA ADP-ribosyl transferase DarT: MTVPAHPKLYHIVHVDRLASIIEAGGLWCDAAVMANQISGTTIGMNNIKQRRLQELTLASHPDLHVGDCVPFYFCPRSIMLFIIRQANHPELDYRGGQTPIVHLQADLYASVAWAQEQQRRWAFTLSNAGSYYFEDRWDLNQLNQLDWAAIQTNQWKDCKEGKQAEFLMERSFPWHLIEKIGVYSTPIYNQVANIVQAATHKPPVAVKPDWYY
- the darG gene encoding type II toxin-antitoxin system antitoxin DNA ADP-ribosyl glycohydrolase DarG, which gives rise to MIELTHGDILRADVEAIVNTVNCVGVMGRGIALQFKKAWPDNFKAYAVACDNKQVQPGSMFVYETGQLANPRYIINFPTKRHWRGASRMEDIESGLEALVATIREKNIQSIAIPPLGSGLGGLAWADVKPRIEHAMSQLADVRVLIYEPKGAPENDTLARNTAVPNMTAGRAVLIELLQRYLAGLLDPTVSLLEVHKLLYFMQEAGEPLRLKYRKAHYGPYAENLRHVLNAIEGHFISGYADGGDAPDKTLQLVPGAVEEANAFLESHPQTRDRFNRVSKLVEGFESPFGLELLATVHWLCKYEQVKTFEEVVQATHSWNDRKRQFTPRQIELALNILNGQHWFATSS
- a CDS encoding DUF3368 domain-containing protein, encoding MNNGLNKSSLHMAHKVVIDSSPLIGLALVGGLAWLPTLFGQVLLIMDERAGRAVAKEKGLRVIGTAAIIGLAKKQGLIPSARAVFEVLHRSDFRISAAVINQVLISVNE
- a CDS encoding UPF0175 family protein; translation: MKTVNVSGLKNNPSEALRMAHEDMVLVMNRNEPDAVMVGLKSAKIIGMPGVRKALATALFKDGNLSLARSAKLADMTLAGFIAHVSRLGIPVVDQTAEEVQEDLDTLEQWLKQV
- a CDS encoding DUF3780 domain-containing protein → MGSWYEPVRLCAVEGMEFDPIPIAVRSWLALCPEERWWLFGMTALTTKDISPDTISLFDFE
- a CDS encoding pirin family protein, which gives rise to MQTRTLKQVIKAISTVDGGGVKLLRSLGQSQELRLDPFLMLDEFSSMNAGDYIAGFPDHPHRGFETVTYMLDGHMLHQDHLGNRGDLKPGSVQWMTAGRGIIHSEMPQQESGRMRGFQLWVNLPAAEKMKPAAYQDIQPEAIPILSLQGGGRVKIIAGTAEVENQVISGPIQGLSTEPLFLDVRLPAGGHFVHPIAQGHNAFVYVYEGQAEIGSMAERHPLETHAAGVLSDGDRIEVHAGKEEAAFLVLAARPLNEPIVQYGPFVMNTRDQIEQAIADYRNGQLV
- a CDS encoding FMN-dependent NADH-azoreductase, which codes for MKTLLQINSSIFSSGGQSSQLADQFVAAWRANHSDAQVVVRDLAQNPLPHLDAPRVTAFFAPPEARTPEQQALVAESDALIDEVKQAEVIVIGLPMYNFGIPSTLKAYFDHIARAGVTFRYTQNGPEGLLTGKKAYVFATRGGLYAGTPLDSQTGYVRNFLGFLGITDVEFVYAEGLNMGEANKDAALAKAQQQLANLAA
- a CDS encoding LysR family transcriptional regulator, yielding MKTPHITLEQWRSLIVVVDAGGYAQAAEILNKSQSAVTYAVQKIESLLGVKAFEIQGRKAILTPTGQMLYRRALALVEEAGDLERAAHTLSAGWEAEIHVAAEILFPSRLLLTSLDRLGQESPRTRIELIESVLGGTDDALLKGEADLVISPRMPPGFLGELLMRIRLITVAHADHPLHRYGRELTRRDLRAYRHVVVRDSGSKRDRRAVSVEVDQRWTVSQIATSIQAVSMGFGFARLPEEHIREELKTGLLKPLPLREGGILEVPLYMILANPDLVSPGVRRLAEIIRETCNQSMSTEP